TTAACATTTTTTATAATGAGAACTATTATATAAAAATAGGTTTAGGATTAAATTCAAAggcttttaaaaataaaaagtcgtACAAAGGGTATCAAACAGACTCCGATTGGTCTCCTTCATGCGGCATTGGAACCGTTTCATCGAACTCTACGatatgagattttaggttttcacttttgaatttacaggttgtagattttagaatttttgtttattgccattgtgtcttttatttatCATTGTGTCTTTTCTATATTTGCGTCATTGTGTCTTTTTCCTCGagattgtgttatatttttcggcattgtgttatattttgcttAACATTGTATCATCTTGTGCGATGCATTATGTTTTTGTATACTTCTTATTTTTATgtgcctttgtagaataacttaacccgTTTTTAGTAAAATTATAGCAAAAATATGATGAAAGGGATATGAATACTATGTATCTGGTTTGACTTGCTCAATAAAGAACAAAGTATAATTATCTTTTATAATGAAAAAAAATTATTACCAACGCGGACGAACAATGTATAATTATATTTtagaataaaaaatataaaactatTACCAACGCCGACGAATAAAGTTATGCCTATGATAGAAAATCCATTCGGATGATGCCAATGTCTATTTTCAATGGAATATAACAACAGTGACAGAATCGCATTCCGAACCCAACTTGAGTCGTGAACTTTATGTATTTTCTACGTACGATTATGCTTTTACACCATAACTATTCCAAAAAGATGGACCAGAATTATCTACTTGTTGATAGATACAACTAAAGGAACCAATAATCACAGTCCCAGACTCAACAGGATCCTAGATTCCTAGACATATTACATATTGAACGGCCAGCCATGGGTCTTTACAGTTGACCAACTCAAACCGTGAATTTTAAGCACTAATATACCAAGTTCTCCCAGGCCCAGTTTGTCATGATCTAGTTAGTTGTTCCTGTGAAAAAaatgtttttagtggaaataaaTTGTTATAAcaaattttattaatttataaatgGTCTCCATTGGCGCGTAGTGGACACAACTAAAGAGGCGCCACCACCTGCAATGCCATGGATATTGTATGCAGGGCCGGCTCAAGAGGAAGTATAATAAAGCAAGAGCTTTAGGCCTCCATTTTTCTAGGGCCTAAagttctaagaaaatatattatattttggtaattttggcTTTAAAATTGTTAACATTGAGGTTTATGATCTATAATTATGCGTATACAAAGATGATATATGAATAATAGATTCATAGCAAATTTTTTCGTTTACAAAAAAGGCCCCAATTTTGCTATCCGCTTTGGGcctagaaaaaattaaaaatttttgaGCCGGCCCTGATTGTATGGCGTGAACATTGCAAGTTCGACgattttgataataacacaaagTGAGAAAAGAGCCAATCATATGAGTCTGTCCATGTATATTCAATATTATCGTTCAACTATATATGGAAGGCGTGTGAACTGAACATTTGTACTAAGGGCATAAAGATTTATACAAAATTGATTACTGATAGTGAGAGAGAAGAGAAAGTTGCAcattaatatatagataataaaTCTATCACGGTGACAATCGTTATTGATCGGACTTTGGAGTCCGTTTTCTGAAGAAGAGGTTTTCAAAGGGGAGGGGTTTTGTGGTTTCCTTTTTCTCTCTTTACACGTGTAATCAAACGAAGGCAAGTGGTGTTTCAACATCCCACGTGGCAAGTCATGCACTAGAGTGTTGTATGCTAAGTCTTAAGATTTGTTGATAGAGAACAGTAAATCTCCCTCACAAAGGAAGTTTGATTTTTAAGAGTATATATAATTTATAGGCTTCTATAAAGGATAATCTATACACAAATTCCCTTAGTACTTAAAAGATTTTACTAAGATAGACTCAGTTATTAAAACAACCTTCTACCAATCAAAGACAAAACACTCCAACTAGGCTTGCTAAGAAGCACACAAAATATTTTACAACGTTAGATGATTTGCTAAAAAGACAATGAAGAAGATAAAACCATGAATTTTTAGTATTTAGATGACATCTaaagactttatttatttattattttgtatatTAATGTTGTATTTTAGCTTTCctcttatttatgttttgatgcCACCTAATGAATATGGTTTCATTTATATGttttaacaaaaacaaaattacatatcataaaataataaaatacccCTAGGTTTTAAATTCTTCACATCTAAATATTCCAAAATGATTAAAATGTCATAAATTGACTTAAAGAATCAATAGACATAGACTGTCATTAAATAACAACTTTTATCATTTACAAATGGGACAACTTTGTAAAATAGTAAACAAGTTTCACATTTATTTCATTTAAGTCACTCAATCTTTTTTTTTGTCTCgttagactagaaggtatgggggccggttTAGGCCCGGcgaggaccggcgccggtcccccacaccccTCCCCCCCGGCCCGTCCCGGCTTCACCAGCAACCCACGACCGTTCTTGCCGGGCCTCCTTCTCCTTtcttctctcacatatacctatacatacatacatatatatacacaaagggGTTCATCCtccaccccctaggtccatcccctccaaTCCACTCCTACGTGGTGGTGACGTGGCGACCCATCCTTGGAGGACTTGCCTCCTCCATACCTTCCGGTCTTAAAATCACTCAagtttcattttgtttttcaaTCATATACAATTTTCAGGTTTTCAGGTTACCTTGATGATGTGTCAGATCACATTAAGAAAGAGTTAGTTTAACGCAGATTATATaacatttttaattaaaaaaaatcatctTTATCGTTTTTCTGGTACCCTCGTTTATCATCAGATTCAATTCACACACACCACTTTTTAAGTCTTTTATAATGGACCATTTTCATTTATATCTTTCATATAACTCCCGCTCGTCGTCATCATGTGATTattgaaaataaaatattatttttaggtttAAAAATCCTTTCTTAAAGCGTAAAGCATAAATTATCTCTGTTACTTGAAACAGGGATGGTGTAAGAGCTTGAACTTCATCATCACTTATAAAGCTATACGCCTATCTTGATAGTCAATTATTCATCCTTATCACTTAATCAAAGTCCAAATTTAATTGCAATTATTTCATCTTAGGGGGTGTTTAGGATTCCTTctcaaaaacaacttattaacttatataagtcataAGTTATAAGTTAGAATTTTTAACTTCTCAAAACAACTTGTTCACACAAAAAACAGCTTAAATAAGTTAAACCAAACATtataaaaacaacttattaacttttataagtcaataagttataagttgctccaaaataagctaatccaaacactatAAAGTGTACATAAAGGAACATGAGGTTTATCCCTGATATTGCGTTGTACCAAACTCTTCAGTGTTGAAGCTTAAATAGGCAAAGTTGCCTAAAACATACGACTTTGATTTTCAGAGTCCACTTTGCAAGAATCGATTTACAGTGGATTCGATTTGGGAAATGCTCAATGAATATGGTTTAGATTATGGATTTATGACCGACCTTGATTTGGGAATTCTTGATGAACAGATGGATTTGATTTGGGAAACGATTTGATTTCTAGGTAACCAGAGATTTGTGTTATCAGTTGTTAATCCAAAGATTTTAggcattgatttttttttaaatagtgaTAACCTGATGACCTGGTAATTACGCATTATTGGAACATAACATAAAACTTGAGTGAGTTTAAAGAGACAAAAAAAAGATTGAGTGACTTCAatgaaacaaaaaggaaacttgaTCACTATTATTATGTGAGGTTaacaaaaatgaaaaattttgttAGTGTGAGAATAATCAAAATAAGAGACCAGAACCAGAACACCTTGCCATCCTACGATAGATGATTTCCAATCACTCAAACCGTTTACTTCCTTTAGAAAggaatatattaatattaatattaatattaatatacaTAATCTTAAAAAGTAACATATTTGATATATTAAATTAGTTTTTAAGATAAGTCTTAGATCGGGTTTTGGGTAACAACAAATATTTATAAACGTTTTAGGATAATCATACATCCATGTAATCCAAACCACACTATTCACttcataataaaaataatttaatttaattaacaaCTAATTACATATAACTGTCAATGGCAAATTATGGAACCAAGATGGCACTAAGAAGCCCTCTTTCTACATTTCTTGTTAACTTCCTTCAATCTACTATCACCACCTGACCTCATCCTTGATGAAATTCCAGATTTGCCCCTTTTCCCTGTCATATTTACATGTGTACCACCCGCATTAACTTTGCCAGTGTTACATGTTCTCTGTTTTCTAGTCCTCTTACTCTCTCTTGCACTTGCATTACTTTGTTGAATCTTTGTGTCAACATATTCAACCCCACCCACTCCTCCTTTGTGACCCTGCTGTTTAtatcaacaacaataacaacaaaaaGATTAGTTACATAAATCTTTTTCGGTGATCGTGAGAAACCGTCACAGGAATACTCACAGGACCCACCAATACCCTACATAAATTTTGCGTCAAACAAAGTTGAAAGTGTACCGATAGCTCGTCTTCAAACTTTTTTGCTACATTTTTCATTTTGGGTAGATCTCCTCTCATCGAAAGAGTTCGGTTCATCCCACAAGTACAATTAGAAAGTTCTTTATCTGTATAACCAAAGTTTAATACGATGTTAACAACACTTCCATAATAATCTGGTTAACAGAAAGTAGTTTCTTGTAGGTATACCATGAAAAACGCATATGGGATCAACACGACAGTTACAATTAACATGTGCCACGTAACAGTCCCGTTTGCAAATGCTGCAGCTAACGCTTTCTTTCAAATTCGACAAGATACTAAGTGATCGGTCCAACGACTTCAAATATGATATCGCATCATCATATTTATGTATAAGAGATGCAAACGGGCCCTTGACGAAACGGTTAAAATCTGCATCAGGGTCACACGTATAatcttttttaggattttttgaGGAAAGAAGCATAGCTTCTTTGCAGAGAATTTCTTCATAAGGGATAATGGGCTTCTTTTGAAGAAATGCATATCGCTCGTTAGCAGACCCGCCAAACGGGAACCAATCACGAGCTGCAAAATTCACCgcctctccacaattgaagcctGCATGCAAAGTTAAGCCGGTCGGTCAAACTTTTGACTTGAAAAGTAACATATTGATTCCTGAATGTATAATATCATATACCGTGACTGAAACCGGCATGATACGCTCTAGGAAACGTGCCAACGAATTCCCCCGGTAATTGCACAAGTTTGTAAACCGGAACGTGATTCTGCAACAGGATCTTTGGAGAAAACATAGTTGTTTTTTCCGCAAGCATCTCAAAGGCTCCTTCTGACCCGTTTGTTGATAATATTTCTCTAGTGTAAACATGATTCTGGATAACTTTCTCAAACTCATCAGCAGCACTACCGGGAACTCCGTACCATGTTTTTGGTGCCCCACAGTGATGATAATTTATGCTGGAAAAAAAAGACGCGTTCAAGTCTTATACCAGAaaccaagttaccaaaaatggGCGTGGGGTCGTAAAATCGTGCCAAGTAGTAAGAAACGACGATCAAAACCGGGAAAAATTGTAAAACAAAAATGCAAATTTGTATCATTATGTGATGTAAACATAAGCAAAAGCAAAGACAAAAGTGAACTTATACCGCAACCTGGCCTAAAACGTAAACAAACTCAAATTATACGAGAAAGCTTTAACTTAAAGACCAACAAAAGGGCAAAACCTAAAGGGCCAAAAGTAAAAAATACAATCCCGAGGGActgaaaatgaagaaaaaaaatttcactataaaaagacaaaaaaaaattacTGCTCCTAAGAACCTATGTGAATTGTTATTATATATTAATGGCTGAAAAAGAAAGAAACTGGTTAATCGGGTTGAAAATTGACTAAAGTGTAGTTCGAACGTATAAAACCTCAAAAATCATTTTATTCAAGAAACTATATTATGATTAAAATCATACAGTTTTGGTTTATCATATTTGACACACTAACTttctatattaaaaaaaaaaaattgaagaaaAAAAGTGTTTCGGGTCAACtcgacccattttgacccattacctAACCAGCCGAACAAGCCCATATCGCCTCATCTAGATATTAAGTTGCAGAAAGCACTAGAATTGTAGTATACCTATACAAGTAGTGATCTTCTACATGCCATGCAAACATACTGAAAAGCATTCCAATATACAACATGGGATCAGTCACTCCCTGAAAAAGGTCAAATGCAAAGGATATGGTCAAATGTGCAGAAAAATCTTACATTTGTGAGCATATCTATAAGACTAAATTGCATTTTACGTCCTTTAAGTTTTAACGAAgttgcaggcgttgtcctttaactATGGAAATTACACCATATGTCCTTTATGTTAACACTTTTATGCACATTTCGTCCTTTTACCCTTACCTAGTTAGTTTTTTAAGTTAAATGTAACCATGTGCCACTCATGtgagggcaaaatggtcatttcacTTCCCATAAAAAAATAGTAGCATAAAGGACATCCATAAGATTGTTCAAAGAAAAAaggtaaaaagaccaaaatgccctcatgtgAGAGGCACATGGTCAGACTTAACCCAAAAATTTAA
This is a stretch of genomic DNA from Helianthus annuus cultivar XRQ/B chromosome 16, HanXRQr2.0-SUNRISE, whole genome shotgun sequence. It encodes these proteins:
- the LOC110918270 gene encoding lysine-specific demethylase JMJ706, whose product is MPMKLKQKMEYSSFSSHKQSPKSSKSTKHLKAFHADRTNDDLEWTNQITECPVYHPSVEEFEDPLRYFQQIAPEASKYGICKIVPPLIPTAPTGVVIKKEKPGFRFTPKVQPLRFSKWTLNDKNSFLISSKSYTLRDFEVMANRVSANKYCLSGCLPSAYMEREFWLEMTRGKKGTVEYGVNVDGSAFSSSSDDHLANSKWNLKKLPRLPRSALRFFENDIPGVTDPMLYIGMLFSMFAWHVEDHYLYSINYHHCGAPKTWYGVPGSAADEFEKVIQNHVYTREILSTNGSEGAFEMLAEKTTMFSPKILLQNHVPVYKLVQLPGEFVGTFPRAYHAGFSHGFNCGEAVNFAARDWFPFGGSANERYAFLQKKPIIPYEEILCKEAMLLSSKNPKKDYTCDPDADFNRFVKGPFASLIHKYDDAISYLKSLDRSLSILSNLKESVSCSICKRDCYVAHVNCNCRVDPICVFHDKELSNCTCGMNRTLSMRGDLPKMKNVAKKFEDELSQGHKGGVGGVEYVDTKIQQSNASARESKRTRKQRTCNTGKVNAGGTHVNMTGKRGKSGISSRMRSGGDSRLKEVNKKCRKRAS